The following are encoded in a window of Verrucomicrobiia bacterium genomic DNA:
- a CDS encoding response regulator, which translates to MSAPLKTLIVEDSAIDAELLVIALRAAGFDPEWQRVETEAGVRAALQESFDLVFSDFSMPHLSAFRVLQLLRERALELPCIIVSGTIGEEQVVETLKSGAVDYVSKDRLDRLSLVVRRAVREARERAERRQAEQQVQIRTLALEAAANGILIADRGGQVLWANAAFNSCSGCTLEEALDQAASGPDAKGAAFFDYLRQSLLAGRVWQGGMTRRGPTGQLCYEEITITPVRATGEAITHFIAVRQDVTPHRNAEIALQSAQEMLKRVLAHSPAVIYSLRNVAGVLTPVWVSENVQQLFGYDADSASLLNWWGDHLHPEDRHMLTKEDPRFQSTGHCIHEYRLKHSDGTYRWVSDEKRIIRETAGQPFEVVGVWTDITDRKQLEAQLRQAQKLESIGQLAGGVAHDFNNILTVIQGHASLLLSNRSLGESTLESAQQISLASERAATLTRQLLTFSRKQVMQPRALDLNEVVSNVIKMLKRILREDVSLQVSYGNKLPLIHADAGMLEQVLMNLAVNARDAMPQGGELGIFTSHESVGPEYVQTCAEASTGEFVRLQVADSGSGIAPDVLPRIFEPFFTTKPVGQGTGLGLATVHGIVHQHRGWVEVSSEVGGGTTFRVYFPVLKVAERRPIDSAREQAVPGGKETILLVEDEDAVRALAKNVLERKGYTVIEASSAVEALKNWGTYGKVDLVLTDIVMPGGMTGLDLIKQLHAQFPALPAVFTSGYSVDIIGKELELRDGINFLQKPYGPRRLARTVRDALDQHRTAGTTAAKS; encoded by the coding sequence ATGTCTGCTCCGCTTAAAACTCTCATTGTCGAGGATTCCGCCATCGACGCAGAATTGCTGGTCATCGCATTGCGGGCGGCGGGTTTTGATCCCGAATGGCAGCGGGTGGAAACGGAAGCCGGTGTCCGGGCGGCTCTCCAAGAGAGCTTCGACCTCGTTTTTTCGGACTTCTCGATGCCGCACCTGTCGGCGTTCCGTGTCCTCCAGCTGCTTCGCGAGCGCGCGCTCGAACTCCCCTGCATCATCGTTTCCGGAACCATCGGCGAGGAGCAGGTGGTTGAAACCTTGAAATCAGGCGCAGTCGATTACGTTTCCAAGGATCGCCTCGACCGTCTCTCGCTCGTAGTGCGGCGGGCAGTGCGGGAAGCGCGGGAACGGGCCGAGCGCAGGCAGGCCGAACAACAAGTGCAAATCCGCACCCTCGCCCTGGAAGCAGCTGCCAACGGCATTCTGATTGCCGACCGCGGCGGGCAGGTGCTTTGGGCAAACGCGGCGTTCAATAGTTGCAGCGGATGCACCCTTGAGGAGGCATTGGACCAGGCAGCATCCGGGCCCGACGCAAAAGGAGCCGCATTCTTCGATTATCTGAGACAAAGCCTGCTGGCAGGGCGCGTGTGGCAGGGAGGCATGACGCGGCGCGGTCCAACAGGACAACTCTGTTACGAAGAAATCACGATCACTCCGGTCCGCGCCACAGGCGAAGCGATCACGCATTTCATTGCTGTCCGCCAGGATGTAACGCCGCACCGGAACGCCGAAATTGCACTGCAATCCGCCCAGGAAATGCTGAAGCGGGTGCTCGCGCACAGCCCGGCGGTGATTTACTCGCTGCGTAATGTTGCGGGCGTTCTCACCCCCGTCTGGGTGAGCGAAAATGTCCAGCAGCTCTTCGGTTACGATGCCGATTCCGCTTCGCTGCTGAACTGGTGGGGCGATCACCTCCATCCAGAAGATCGCCACATGCTGACCAAGGAGGACCCGCGATTTCAAAGCACCGGCCATTGCATTCATGAATACCGCCTCAAACACAGCGACGGAACATACCGCTGGGTTTCCGATGAGAAGCGGATCATTCGAGAAACTGCCGGACAACCTTTTGAAGTGGTTGGTGTCTGGACCGACATCACTGATCGCAAGCAACTCGAAGCCCAGCTCCGCCAGGCCCAGAAGCTCGAATCCATAGGCCAGCTCGCGGGTGGCGTGGCTCATGATTTCAATAACATTTTGACCGTCATCCAGGGCCACGCATCGTTGCTGCTGTCGAATCGTTCGCTGGGTGAGTCCACGCTCGAGTCGGCCCAACAGATCTCCCTCGCCAGTGAACGCGCTGCGACGCTGACGCGCCAGTTGCTGACTTTCAGCCGCAAACAAGTGATGCAGCCGCGGGCGCTCGATTTGAATGAAGTGGTGAGCAACGTAATCAAGATGTTGAAGCGAATTCTGCGCGAGGACGTTTCGCTTCAGGTCAGCTATGGCAACAAGCTGCCGTTGATCCATGCCGACGCGGGAATGCTCGAACAGGTCCTGATGAACCTCGCCGTGAATGCGCGGGACGCCATGCCCCAGGGAGGGGAACTCGGGATTTTCACGAGTCACGAATCCGTGGGACCCGAATACGTGCAGACGTGCGCAGAGGCTTCCACGGGAGAATTCGTGCGGCTGCAAGTCGCTGACTCAGGGAGCGGCATCGCTCCCGACGTTTTGCCGCGGATCTTCGAACCTTTCTTTACCACGAAGCCGGTCGGACAGGGAACCGGTCTCGGCCTCGCAACCGTACATGGAATCGTGCATCAGCATCGTGGCTGGGTGGAGGTTTCAAGTGAAGTGGGCGGCGGCACTACGTTCCGGGTGTACTTTCCTGTTCTCAAGGTCGCCGAACGCCGGCCAATCGACAGCGCGCGTGAACAGGCGGTTCCCGGTGGAAAGGAAACCATTCTTCTGGTCGAAGACGAAGACGCTGTGCGTGCCCTCGCGAAAAATGTGCTGGAACGAAAAGGCTACACGGTGATTGAAGCCAGTTCAGCGGTCGAGGCGCTGAAAAACTGGGGAACCTACGGCAAGGTCGATCTCGTGCTGACGGACATTGTCATGCCCGGCGGAATGACAGGTTTGGACTTGATCAAGCAACTGCACGCGCAGTTCCCCGCCCTGCCTGCTGTGTTCACGAGCGGCTACAGTGTCGACATCATTGGCAAGGAACTCGAACTGCGCGACGGCATCAATTTTCTCCAAAAACCGTATGGTCCACGGCGGCTTGCCCGGACAGTTCGCGACGCTCTGGATCAGCATCGCACAGCCGGAACGACCGCGGCGAAAAGCTGA